In the genome of Aedes aegypti strain LVP_AGWG chromosome 2, AaegL5.0 Primary Assembly, whole genome shotgun sequence, the window GAGACTGAAACATTTTAATAGCAGCTGTAATAGCTTTATGCTCGTTTCGCTTACCATGTAAAGTTGCTGGTAATTCTTGAGTTAAATTTGATCCACAAATGGTTTTTAAGAGTGAAGTTGAAGGATTACTTATTTTGGTTTTCACGGACCTACCAAACGTGGAAGCTGTGATTCGTCCGTATCTAAGCTTAAACCACAATGGATCAGAAGACTGATCTCGTGTCAATTCTTCAACCAACTCACAATCCTCTTCAGTTAATGTCCATACAATCTCCTTAGCGCGATCAATTATTTCTTCTACTGAGGCTGAAACTAAATGCTCTTCAAAAAGGTTGCTGAAggacaaatattgctcagcatAACGTCGTTTTGCGTAATCTTCAGGATCACAACCATCAGATGTATCGAAAAAAGCCTTGCTAGCCGCAACATCTTGGCCAAGAGCGGCTATATTATTAATTAGCTCCTTTAATTCATCCTCGGTCTTTCCTAATTCATAATCACGGAGCTCGCACGTCGTTTGAACTGATCGTCCAAAATCAATCTCGTCAACAGGTTTGTAGAGGTTTTTATGTGCACTTCCTGAGGGTTGGCACCAGTAGGCTGGAAGCTGCGTTACCGAtatcttgaataaaaaaaatcaaattatttacTTTAATCCCCATAATTTCAATCCAGCTATACCTGTTTTCCTAGACACGTTTCTCTGGCGTAGCTTAAAGCGTACAAGACTGCAGCAACATGAGAACATGTTTCTCCTGCGCCCGCTGTACAGTCACAGTGTGCAGAACGTATCTCTCCAACATCGTGTCCATCCACACTTTCATTCTGTATCAATATCCAGCACTCAGCTGCTGGGTCATTCACTCGCATACTATGCAAAACctattcgcaaaaaaaaaataacgccgTTTGAAATATGAATGAAAAGTGCGGAGAAATAATAAGACTTACCTTTCCTCGAACCACAAATATTTGATCACATTTGCATCCTTTAACTTCCTTCACGaaccctctttcaaaatttttgtacgAATCTAAGGATTTTCTGTTCCTTAGTGGTTCGTTTGATTGAAAGGATAATGTGTTAAGCAGGTAACATAAAATCATGTCGTAATCAACTGTGAGTGGGAGTTCGTTGGCATCGCATTGTAAGTTATATGGATCTTCACCTCCCAACACCGCAATTTTATCTCGATAACGCGATAAATCTTCTTCGCACAGCGTACTCACTTTAGCAgataacattttaaaaatatttcgcgAACTGCAGCCaatcttttttcaaaacaaaccgctCGTTCACCTCTAGGACATTCCTATTTTGTAAACATAAGCTGTCAAATCCACTGACGTCAAAATTTTTACTGGTGGGTGCAGTTGCTTTGACGACCTTCAAGAAACGTCAAATATGGAATCTCACCCACTATCAAAGTAGCACCCACAGGACGCCATTCCCGCTCGCGGATAAGTGGATAGCATcatgctaagcgtttagagtgaatatacagttatgctgtcatataagattacataacctcattaaacgcactcgaatctgtaataaataagtaaaacGATTgagcacgttcgcactcgctcattacgttttgtgggatatggaagaataatgaaatgactttctttcatctcgaacccccatttcatgatctaaggatatatgtattcattcaaaattgttgtattttatctatgagactcttttattcataagaAGCGAGAGGAAAcgtcgatcaatttctctcccctgaaatctgtttaatgcgctagggctttgttttgtggggtatgttctgttatttcctctacgagaaagaatggtgatcaaattctttctattgatgtttcatttggtgaggaaaggaaatcaatcgccgaagagaattctttctattcgtaataactgggcgaatagtaatgttaacacacacagtggcttcgttAATAAGGAACTTTTATCTTACCTTAtcacatcagcagctttagcacaggacaccaacgcgccaggcatccagtacaccatcatcctagttgtggattcgaatcctgattccaacaaaaaaaatcattgatatggTAAAGAAATCCAAAGGTGGCCAATGGAtgcattgttttgtttatttttaacgcaagccttaaacatacattattttaggttaatataaatcatgaaccctaaatatacaaacataaatgctttagaagggcttgtgcattaaaactgctttaccaagtattgcattaatttggttgttgtggggccctttcccactttaattatgctttataaagctcttaaaggttatgtcactttaaaacaaaatctgatagcacactatagagcaaacataaagtattcatatacagcttcgtggttacttgggcctttactctttaaagagtaaacggcttgtacgtcagtttaaggagtaaattttacccattattCAGATTTGGTTTAACTTggataatgggtaaaatttaccCCCTTTATAATATTGATTATATCTTCCAATGCGAGATATTAGTTATTCAGAAGGAAGGATGCTGAGAaatttaaaataacttaaataacATAAGTtaactttatttatttaaaaaaccaTCGAGTACAAATTGATGCGCTTTTAATCAGCATATGGATAGCTCTGGAAACAAGATGAATTCGTATTCACGGACCATGATTCATAGGTGGCGCCGGAACATCTTGAAGTCAACATGCCTAATTTTCTCAATCCAGCGATGTTTGTTTCTCGGCGTTTTTCTGCGTtcaagacaaaatattttatttagtgAACCCATCCAtgatatttaaaatatatttcgctTCATTTAGCAGGTGCATTTCTTTGGACTTTTCGGCCAATCGGTCCTAGATTCCTCACATAAACTTGAACAAATGAAACATTTCCTCCTTGCACGAGCTGAAGAcaattttcacccattaaagagtatATCTTCGGAATAAGAAAATGGGCAAAAAATACTCTTTATGTGAAATTAAAAAGTACCCGTTATTCTGACAGCTCCATATTGTTACCGTTTAGGTACTTTACCCTAAGAGAGATGCCTTGACCGAGTGAGATCAGTTCGCTCTAATTCGATGGAACGAGACAGCAGAGCAGTAGTATATTGATGAAGAGCGTGAGTTCCCCTCTACTCAGTAAAGAACGGCTCTAATGATTTGTATAAATTTAGAGATGATTATGATTAGATGATTCCAATAAGAAAATAGCATAGTTATACATATGAATGGCTCGAACTTAATGAATCTTACCTTAGGAGATAGCAAAAAAAGATAGTATAAAAAGACACTCCAGTTGGAAACGGTCAAATTAAATCTACACCTACACTTGGCATACACAACAACACCCACCACCCGGGATCAAGAAGCGAAAGGGAAATTTTATCAACGAAATAAGAATGGGATGCATAAGGAACGTTTTGGGAATTGGGAAGGGAATTTTGGGGTCTGCTACCGGTCCATAACGAAAGATTAGTTCTTTCTTAAGccaaccagcaagcaagtaacaCCTGTGAAGTGAAGCCAACTAGTGAAGTTAGACAGTTTAAGAAGTTTAAGAGTTTTACTTTAGTTAAAAGTAAAACTGAATCAGGACCCATTGGTATTAATTgccacagtggttgaggttgtAACCCAATAACCTCAAAGTGTCTCGAGAAGTCATCGGTGGTGATACACGTGGAAAGACGTCGGGAAACCACCATCAAGGGAAGCGCCAAGCATAAATCGCATCCCTGGCGTCGCTAGAATCCGGCGGAGCGTCGATTCGACGTCATAGCCCTCCCGAGAGTGATCGACCGCGTGGTAACCCACCCAATCCAACTACCTTCGTCGCAGTCCCCAACAACCAGTTTCCACCCCGTACGTTCGCAGCCCCACCGTTAACCCACCAGCAGTCCCAGCGTAGCAGAGATCCCGTCGCCGGCCGACCATCAGTACACACACACACCAACACAAAATTGTAAGTACACTCACAGAATAAACGACCGATTATCAGTAGTTACCTCGTGTTGAGTTTCCGATCAGTATCCGAGCCGACCCTGAAAGAGTGTCTGAGGGGCGCAGCACAAAGTTAGAGCTCAGTGGGAGTGAGGGTAACAATTGGCGCCCAACTAACTGATAAACTGATCTGGAATGCAATACGAGTGAACAGGAGTGAGATAGGGTCATAGCTAGGGATTCTCAACCTGTGAAGGCTGATCTCGAAGGCAAAAGTGCTATAATCGTATGATTACCCTTAGAAAATTCATTAGATCTCATTTTTTCAATTCGTTTCTACTTACTAGTGCGCGAACACTCGCAAGAGCATACAACTAGAATAATAAATTaccaaatttcagttttttttttctgatcgcggGATTTTGTACCATATTTTTGATTAATGGGTCTTGATTCTACCCTGTAGTAAATACTAAATCAGTATTCAACAACCTTtaggaataattaaaatttagatCGTTTGTGCTTGACGATTGATTTTGCAACTTTCATTGCCGCGCGTGTAGAAAAGAATCGATTGATATGGATTTGCAATCGATGTATAAACGGATGGATGTTTCGCATTTGTCGATCGACGAAGTGGAACATGAGTTACTAATTCGGAACATCTTGTACGGGTTAGATGAACATGAGAGCATAAAGAGACGTAAACTGAAAGACCGAATGAGAGCTGAGAAAGATATGGATAATGTGGCGGTGATCCATTCTCCAACGTGGAGGGACACGACCGAGGAAATTTCGATTATTGCATCAAAACTGAAAGTGATAGGTGGTCTATTGGAGAATCCAAAAACCGATACCCGCCAGCGCGAGAAACTCAAAACGCGATTGGTGCATTATAGAGTTAGGGCCTTTTTACTCTCGCGAGCATCGCAATCCCATAGGCATTTGAatgaaatcttggaaataagCAAGT includes:
- the LOC110676302 gene encoding uncharacterized protein LOC110676302, producing MLSAKVSTLCEEDLSRYRDKIAVLGGEDPYNLQCDANELPLTVDYDMILCYLLNTLSFQSNEPLRNRKSLDSYKNFERGFVKEVKGCKCDQIFVVRGKVLHSMRVNDPAAECWILIQNESVDGHDVGEIRSAHCDCTAGAGETCSHVAAVLYALSYARETCLGKQISVTQLPAYWCQPSGSAHKNLYKPVDEIDFGRSVQTTCELRDYELGKTEDELKELINNIAALGQDVAASKAFFDTSDGCDPEDYAKRRYAEQYLSFSNLFEEHLVSASVEEIIDRAKEIVWTLTEEDCELVEELTRDQSSDPLWFKLRYGRITASTFGRSVKTKISNPSTSLLKTICGSNLTQELPATLHGKRNEHKAITAAIKMFQSQNHSNFSSRKSGLIINPLYPYFAASPDFIFECTCCNKVVVEAKCPFKFENLSREEGINSLLNRQHPYILMESDGNIVLNHNHEYYYQIQMQIFLADASYGIFVVWASNFTLFIKVTKNAPFWEENSEKATLFFENVLAPEIIAKHYTSTDKNTNKD